From the Plasmodium malariae genome assembly, chromosome: 2 genome, one window contains:
- the PmUG01_02018200 gene encoding conserved Plasmodium protein, unknown function, with the protein MAIRLCKILRRSNKGWTYKGGKNAASKRSKFLDVSEFSKMDVKTNVREEDENLFEPPLGEKEAYPSYMQPEEKNSSGWSEKWRSDENVKKENIKVKERGNEKEKRNTYHFFSSDNYAYNVPYNYKVVIPTKENTMKNDKGNIREEYSRDTNTQLNYTDYTGFRNPTLQTFENYKYWQDSGFKKFLTRIFPIKLPEHKTVDPLLREYIYFLHSFDPFRFSFKKLSERYFFSKSSIKAIYKEESVKRFLQDNELCNDKTKRISKKEAVTKIKELIYSKRIGYKDIGDHENVKNEEDQFQGYKNTFDQINRQVIQVESISSFPLPHRRDPVPKRVDVDMPVFNSANVKIMNWINPNDRVIF; encoded by the coding sequence ATGGCGATACGTTTGTGCAAGATACTTCGACGGAGTAACAAAGGATGGACATACAAAGGAGGAAAAAATGCTGCTTCGAAACGATCAAAATTTTTGGATGTTTCAGAGTTTTCCAAAATGGACGTAAAGACGAATGTGAGAGAGGAAGAcgaaaatttatttgaacCCCCATTGGGAGAAAAAGAGGCTTACCCCTCATACATGCAACCtgaggaaaaaaatagttcAGGATGGTCAGAAAAATGGAGGAGTGATGAAAACGTaaagaaggaaaatataaaagtaaaggAAAGGggaaatgaaaaggaaaagaggAATACTTAccatttcttttcttcaGATAATTATGCATACAATGTGCCATATAACTACAAAGTAGTTATACCAACAAAAGAAAACACAATGAAGAATGACAAAGGAAATATACGAGAAGAATATAGCAGAGATACAAACACTCAATTAAACTACACTGATTACACAGGTTTTCGAAATCCTACTTTACAAacatttgaaaattataaatattggCAAGATAGtggatttaaaaaatttcttacAAGAATTTTTCCAATTAAATTACCGGAACATAAAACTGTTGATCCGTTATTAagagaatatatttatttcttacaCTCGTTTGATCCATTTAGAtttagttttaaaaaattaagtgagagatattttttttcaaaaagctCTATAAAGGctatatataaagaagaaaGTGTGAAGCGGTTTCTTCAAGATAATGAACTCTGTAATGATAAAACGAAAAGGATTTCTAAAAAAGAAGCagtaacaaaaattaaagaattaatatattcgAAAAGAATTGGGTATAAAGATATTGGTGACcatgaaaatgtaaaaaatgaagaagacCAATTTCAAGGGTACAAAAATACATTCGATCAGATCAACAGACAAGTAATTCAAGTCGAGTCCATTTCTTCGTTTCCTCTACCACATAGAAGGGATCCCGTTCCTAAGAGAGTAGACGTCGACATGCCCGTTTTTAACTCCGCAAAtgtgaaaattatgaactGGATAAACCCTAACGATAGGGTCATATTTTGA
- the PmUG01_02018300 gene encoding conserved Plasmodium protein, unknown function yields MKLFLYASIFFTLLVQVIYAGDDKTVKRRKYDIKNNKLRGKNKPHILNNESEKNFLEVMSAHIYNPSISEFFDNNAMGTSTIYYSRLMWGALIFLIMFILVSCIGVYLYVNNLENSFPRKRHSPNPTNHYVINPVIPYS; encoded by the exons atgaaattattccTGTACgcaagtattttttttaccttgcTTGTTCAGGTAATTTATGCAGGGGATGATAAGACAGTTAAGAGGAGAAagtatgatataaaaaataataagctAAGGGGAAAAAACAAACCGCATATATTAAACAATGAATCGGAGAAAAACTTCTTAGAGGTTATGTCTGCTCATATTTATAACCCCTCCATATC AGAATTTTTTGATAACAATGCAATGGGTACGTCTACCATATACTACTCCAGACTAATGTGGGGAGCACtcatttttttgattatgtttattttagtTAGCTGCATAggagtatatttatatgttaataatttagaaaacAGTTTTCCAAGGAAGCGACATTCACCCAATCCAACGAATCACTACGTTATCAATCCCGTCATCCCGTATTCTTAA
- the CAP gene encoding cyclase-associated protein, putative, which yields MTTSEATINLKDNQWDVSNYKNEEIVKLNKVELNHAVNIFNCENSTIVIENEKFKSLQIQKCVKCNAVLKNLISSIEIIHSKNIKIQILGKCSSLSVDKSVGVQIYLSKENTDCEFTTALSSEMNIHLENAEGDWNEITIPEQFQHHLQDGKLSTRVSDLYNF from the exons ATGACGACTAGCGAAGCGA CAATAAACCTGAAAGATAATCAGTGGGATGTGTCAAACtacaaaaatgaagagaTCGTTAAGTTAAACAAAGTGGAACTTAATCATGCTGTGAACATATTTAATTGTGAAAACAGTACAATTGTtatagaaaatgaaaaatttaaatcatTACAAATACAAAAGTGTGTAAAATGTAATGccgttttaaaaaatttaatatcatCTATCGAAATAAtacattcaaaaaatataaaaattcaaatactGGGTAAATGTTCTTCCCTCTCTGTTGATAAATCTGTAGgggtacaaatatatttgtcAAAGGAAAACACGGACTGTGAGTTTACAACTGCCTTGTCATCAGAAATGAATATTCATTTAGAAAATGCGGAGGGGGATTGGAACGAAATTACAATCCCTGAGCAATTTCAACATCATTTGCAGGATGGAAAACTCAGCACGCGAGTTTCGGACCTATACAATTTTTAA
- the PmUG01_02018500 gene encoding RAP protein, putative, with protein MRIIKTAVDKCHFLPMLAKRRISCLPILGTINRACTKIKGVNSNSSRLNELVLYRNVTTNVLEKKRENNVEEYMTNDEIINFFEENKNMNIDKLYNLIKTLSRKKIEERKKIVENEKFLNFIEEIENRISIMNTRYLCNFALRLASISINNDEIKKVLTKISEHALKKINMNPRDLVGIGYSLGLCNNMNEYFFEHLKKETISNIDAYTPTLLTQLLECMRLSQNLDVELTNLIVEKMCEEIDRFTTRDVTLALKTLSMAGIPRGFLIRRLCNLVFDNISHFHHTALINIIYNLTKLKFTTNNHIDVIYKNVEEHLENCNTTTLCELLYTFYMNEINEENRINKILENINYEHFNTTKTAVIIDFIHACTYYTKYVDKEKFENLISLLFSRNVPKSLTLIAKIREPIYFLSADSTFKFDLNNISPSWLNAMNDFLRIDHEKLQALKTFHEVQNVLNIIAPNFKLNFVPLQITHSYSVDFIENEKKIVIDLDTIVRHTSFQIKHKYFENLGYKTAKIHFWKWRKCRSEKEQQNYLCDILYSVTDQKKNLEEINQHEGEKKMDTTQHDS; from the coding sequence ATGAGAATTATAAAGACAGCTGTCGATAAGTGCCATTTCTTGCCCATGCTGGCAAAGAGAAGAATAAGCTGCTTACCTATCCTTGGCACAATAAATAGAGCGTGTACTAAAATCAAAGGGGTTAACTCAAATTCAAGTAGATTAAACGAGCTTGTGCTGTACCGAAATGTTACTACCAAcgttttggaaaaaaaaagagagaacAATGTGGAAGAATACATGACTAATGATgagataataaatttttttgaagaGAACAAGAATATGAATATAGACAAACTATACAATTTGATTAAAACTTtaagtagaaaaaaaattgaagaaaggaaaaaaatagtagaaaatgagaaatttttaaattttatagaaGAGATAGAAAATCGTATAAGTATTATGAACACTAGATATTTGTGTAATTTTGCTTTAAGGTTAGCTAGTATATCaataaataatgatgaaaTAAAGAAAGTACTTACAAAAATAAGTGAGCATGcattaaaaaagataaatatgaATCCACGTGACCTAGTTGGAATAGGTTATTCCTTAGGTTTATGTAATAACAtgaatgaatatttttttgaacatttgaaaaaagaaacaatatCTAATATTGATGCGTATACACCAACTTTATTAACTCAATTATTAGAATGTATGAGATTATCACAGAATTTAGATGTTGAATTAACAAATTTAATAGTTGAAAAGATGTGCGAAGAAATAGATAGATTTACTACCAGAGATGTAACATTAGCTTTGAAAACATTATCCATGGCTGGTATACCACGAGGATTTTTAATTCGTCGTTTGTGTAATTTAGTTTTTGACAATATATCCCATTTTCATCATACAGcgttaattaatattatatacaactTGACAAAATTGAAATTCACTACAAATAACCATATTGacgttatatataaaaatgtagaagAGCATTTAGAAAATTGTAACACAACTACTTTATGCGAATTGttgtatacattttatatgaatgaaataaatgaagaaaacagaattaacaaaattttggaaaacataaattatgAGCATTTTAATACAACTAAAACTGCTGTTATAATTGATTTTATTCATGCATGTACTTATTACACCAAATATGtggataaagaaaaattcgaaaatttaatttctttattatttagcAGAAATGTTCCAAAGTCTTTAACCTTAATAGCAAAAATTAGAGAACCAATTTATTTCTTGTCAGCTGATAGTACCTTTAAATTTgacttaaataatatttcccCATCGTGGCTAAATGCTATGAAtgattttttaagaatagaTCATGAAAAATTGCAAGCCTTAAAAACCTTCCATGAAGTACAAAATGTTTTGAATATAATTGCtccaaattttaaattaaattttgttcCACTACAAATTACTCATTCTTATTCTGTAGattttattgaaaatgagaaaaaaattgtaatagaCTTGGATACCATCGTAAGACATACCTCTTTCCAAATTAAACACAAATACTTTGAAAATTTGGGATATAAAACAGCCAAAATTCATTTCTGGAAATGGAGAAAATGCAGGTCAGAAAAGGAACAACAAAACTACTTATGTGATATCTTATATTCAGTAACTGaccagaaaaaaaatttggaagAAATTAATCAACatgaaggggaaaaaaaaatggacaCTACCCAGCATGACAGCTAG
- the PmUG01_02018600 gene encoding conserved Plasmodium protein, unknown function, protein MSCSKKRNNELLFPVAKLQKHFPLIEWWQGKEILYKIQKKNQRTFEKNPCDSLWGKFINCLRKYPHTISKCKIEGTRYLQCLSSINQKEDISKPRNYIKVLEYFKIFNETSRFKYKKPELKDYSFSQQLSFERSKAISKDDHKDDNKGIF, encoded by the coding sequence ATGAGTTGcagcaaaaaaagaaacaacgAATTGTTATTTCCCGTAgcaaaattacaaaaacatTTTCCCTTAATTGAGTGGTGGCAAGGcaaagaaattttatataaaattcaaaaaaaaaatcaaaggACTTTTGAAAAAAACCCATGTGATAGTTTATGGGGTAAGTTCATTAACTGCTTGAGAAAATATCCTCATACTATTTCCAAGTGCAAAATCGAAGGCACAAGGTACTTGCAATGTTTGTCATCAATAAATCAGAAGGAAGATATAAGCAAACCACGGAATTACATAAAAGTTTTAgagtattttaaaatttttaatgagACAAGTCgatttaaatacaaaaaaccAGAGTTAAAAGATTACTCATTTTCGCAACAATTATCCTTTGAAAGAAGCAAGGCCATCAGCAAGGATGACCACAAGGACGACAATAAGGGCATTTTTTAA